The Peptacetobacter hiranonis DNA window GCAGAAGTTGGTGATTCTATATACAGAGATGACCCCACTTTAAATGAATTAGAAAAAAGAGCTGCTGAAAAAGTTGGAAAAGAAGCTGCTATATTTGTTCCAAGTGGAACATTTGGAAACCAGCTTTGTTTATTCACTCATTGCACAAGAGGGCAGGAAATAATAATAGGTAGAGATTATCATATAGTTGTGCATGAAGTTGGAGCACCTGCAGTTATCGCTGGTGTTCAGTTAAGAACTTTAGACACAGGAATAAAAGGTGAATTAGATCCTAAAGAAGTAGAAAAAGCAATAAGAAGAGATGATATACACGAGCCATCAACTGGACTTATATGCGTTGAAAATGCTTGCTTAGGTGGAACAGTAGTAAGTGTTGAAAATTTAAGAGCTATAAAAGATGTAGCAGAAAAACACAACTTACCAGTTCATTTAGATGGAGCGAGAATCTTCAATGCAGCAGAAGCGCTAGGTGTAGATGTAAAAGAAATAACTGCTTGTTGTGACTCAGTTATGTTCTGTCTATCAAAAGGTCTTGGAGCACCAGTTGGATCAATAGTAGCAGGAAGTAAAGAATTTATCGAAAAAGCTAGAAGAAAACAGAAACTAATGGGTGGTGGAATGCGTCAGGTTGGAATACTTGCAGCAGCAGGACTTATAGCTATCGACGAAATGACTCAGAGATTAGATGAAGACCACAGAAACAGCCACTATTTAGCAGATGAGTTAGACAAAATAGATGGAATATCAGTAAATAAAAATACTAATGATATAAGTATGGTGTATTTCACAATGGGTGAAGATGTTATACCAGAAAAAGAATTCGTTCAGAAAATGTACGATAGAGGAATAAAAATAAGTGGAATGGAAAACGGAGAATACAGATTCGTAACTCATGTGAATGTGAGTAGAGAAGATGTAGATACTGTTATAAATACAGTTAAAGAATTAATTTCTAAATAATATATTCAAGATCGGGCTACTACAATTATTTTGTGGTAGCCCTTTTTAGATTAATCTATTATAAAATTACTAACTGGATAAGAATGGGGAAAACAAAATTTACCGAATATCTATTTTAAGAGCAGCAAAGAGTATATAGACAAAATCTTCTCCAGGCTTCGACGTGTGTGTGAGTAATATACTTTGTTGTATTTAAAATGCACGTCTACAGATTGTCGAGTGATTTTGTCTATATACTCATATGCTGTAGCTTATAAATAGCTTTGTAAAGTTTTGATTTAATCATCCTTTAGCAAGCTAGTAAATTTATAACATATTAAAACAAAAAGACTTGTTGAAAATATTACATCGGTTATCCTCAGGTTCTGCTCAAATCGAATTTTATAGGGATAATATCTAACTTAGTGGATTGAAGTGCATAGACAAAACTCTCTCGATAATCTGGAGACGTGAGGTTGATTTACAATAAAACAATTTGCTTATACACACGTCGAAGCTGGAGAGGAGTTTGTCTATGACTTCAATCCCTGAGAGATATTAACGTATAAATTTTGATTTATCAACCCTTTATAAGTCAGTAAATTCATAGTAGATTATAATTAAAAAGAGACTTATTGCAAAATAATTGCTAAAAGTCTCTTTTTTTATATTCTAAAATTAATTTTTAATCTGTACTTATAACAGTATTTACTGAAAAAATTTATTTATAAATTAATAATTAACTGTATTTACGACAGTATCTAATATCAATAAGTAAGAGAAAAATTAATGTTATGTATTTCTAAGAGTTGAAAGAGTTTGGAAAAAGGAATGAAATATAATTAATTATATTTATTAAAAAAATAATAGAATTAATCATTTTTAAAATAAAAGTTTAACGTCAATGTAAATAATAATTTGGAAACAATGAAATTTTAGTGTATAATTATATAGTTAAGGAAGACTATTTGAAACACACATACGGAACTTTCAAGTGTCAATGAAAACTACCACTTAAGTTTGAACAGAATTTTATCATTCTCAAAAGTAGGTAGTAAAAATACTTTAATAAGGAGTGTAAAAATATGAAATTCTGGAAACTGCATGGTATAGGAAATGATTTTATAGCTATAGACGGAAGAAATGACGGAAAAAGCCCTTCTGAATATTCTTCGTTAGCATTACAGGTATGTAACAGAAGAATGTCTGTTGGAGCAGATGGACTTTTAGTTGTAAAAAATTCAAATGTAGCAGATATAGAAATGGTTTATTACAATTCCGATGGTTCAAGGGCTGCTATGTGTGGAAATGGACTTAGATGTTTTTGCAGATTTGTCTATGATAACCATATAGTCAACGAAAGAGAATTTGATGTTGATACGTTAGCAGGTATAAAACATGTAACAGTAAATACATCAGATTTAGGAGATGTAATAAATATAAAGGTAGACATGGGAGAAGGTTCATTTAAAACTAGTGACATTCCTATGGCTACAGATAAAGAAAAATTCATCGAGGAAAAAGTACATATATTAGATAGAGATTTTACAATGACATCTATGCTTATGGGCGTACCACATACTATAGTATTTGTAGATGAATTTGATTTAGAAATGATAGAAAAATACGGACCAGCTATTGAAAATTGCGATTTATTCCCTGAAAAGACAAATGTAAACTTTGTAAAGGTGAGAGACAAGTACAATATAAATGTTTACACTTGGGAAAGAGGATGTGGATATACATTAGGCTGTGGAACAGGAATGACTGCAGCTGCAGTAGTCTGCAATTATCTTGAAAAAACAGAAAAGAGCATGAATGTTACATCAAAAGGTGGAACAGTTAAAATTGATATAGGTGATAAAGTATTTATGACAGGACCAGCTGTTAAAATATGTGAAGGATATCTGGAGGTTTAGAAAGATGGCAATAAGTATGACAGGCTTCGGAAGAGGCGAATATAAGGATGACAATTATTATTTTTTAGTAGAATGTAGAACAATAAACCATAAATATTCTGATATAAATATAAGACTTCCTAGAAAAATAGCTTTTTTAGAGGATAAAGTTAGAAATTTAGTAAAAGACTATGTTAAAAGAGGTAGAGCTGACGTATTTATAAAATTAGAACTTACTGGTAGTGAAGATGTAAGTTTAAAATTTGATGAACAGTTAGCAGATCAGTACTACAATATACTAACTCAGATAAAAGAAAGATACTCTATGGATGACGATATATCTATAATGAATATTGCAAAATTCCCAGACGTTGTTAGAACAGAAGAAAAAGAAGATGATGAAGACCTTCTTTGGAATATGTTAGAACAGGCAGTTAAGGCTTCTATGGAAAAACTTACTGAAATGAGAACTATAGAAGGTAAGAAACTTGCAGAAGACATTAAGATGAGATGCGGATTACTTAGAGAATACATAGATAGAATAGAAGAATACTCTGAAACAGTAGTGGTTGAGTATAAAGAAAAATTAACTTCAAGAATAAAAGAATTCTTAGATAACCCTGAGATAATAGACGAAAACAGAATAGCTATGGAAGTTGCTATATATGCTGATAAGAGCAATATAACAGAAGAAATAGTTAGATTTAAAAGCCATATAGCTCAGTTAAAAACAACAATAGAAAGAAATGATTCTATAGGTAGAAAAATAGACTTCTTAATTCAGGAAATGAACAGAGAAACTAATACTATCGGTTCAAAATCATCAGATTTAGAAATAACAAACACAGTTGTTGAAATCAAGAGCGAATTAGAAAAAATAAGAGAACAGATTCAGAATATAGAATAATTTGGTAAGATTTATTCTATATGAAAATAAATTTAACGGAGGATTTTGAAAATGAATAGAAAAGGGATTCTAACTGTTGTTTCAGGACCTTCAGGTGCAGGAAAAGGTACTATATGTAAGGAGTTATTAAAAAATAACGAAAACATAAAATTATCAGTATCTGCAACAACTAGAGCTCCTAGAGAAGGGGAAAAAGAAGGCGTAAATTACTACTATAAAACACATGAAGAATTTAAAAAAATGATAGAAGAAGGAGATCTTTTTGAATATGCTGAGAGATACGGCAATTTCTACGGAACTCCAAAAGCAGCTATAATGGAAAATCTTGAAAAAGGTCAGGATGTCCTTCTTGAAATAGAAATGATAGGTGCTTTAAATGTTAAAAAAATGTGCCCAGATTCAGTGCTAATATTCGTATTACCACCATCTTTAGAAGAGTTAAAGAGAAGATTAGTGGGAAGAGGAACTGAAACTGAAGAACAGATTGAAAAAAGATTCAGCATGGCGTATGAAGAGATACAGACTCTTAAAGAATACGACTATTTCATAATAAATGAAGATGTTGAAACTGCAGCTAAAGATATAGAATCTATAATAGCAGCGGAAAAAAACAAAACAGAAAGATACAAAGAAGCAATACTTAAAGAATTTGAGGAGGAATATAAAAAATGTTAAAACCATCAATAAACGACGTATTAGAAAAAATAGACAACAGATACTACTTAGCTTGGACAGTAGCAAAAAGAGCTAGAGAATTAGTTGACGGAGCTGAACCTTATGTAGAAACAGCTAAAAAAGAAAAACCAGTTATAACTGCTACTAAAGAAGTTGCAGAAGGAAAAATAACTTACAGATTATTAACAGAAGAAGAAATAGCATTAAAAGAAAAATTACATCAGGAAGAACAGAATAGACAGATAGCTGAACAGCAGGAGTAATATTATGGAAAAGAAAACAGTAGTAATCGGAGTTTGTGGCGGAATTGCTGCATATAAAGCTTGTGATATTGTTAGTAAATTAAAAAAATTAGATTTAAATGTTCATGTAATAATGACTAAATCTGCTTGTGAGTTTGTAGCTCCGATGACTTTCCAGACATTAAGCCAGAATTTTGCTATAACAGATATGTTTGAAGAACCAAAGACTTGGGATGTGGAACATATATCTCTTGCAAAAAAAGCGGATACTTTTTTAATAGTACCTGCAACTGCTAATGTGATAGGGAAGATAGCTGGAGGTATAGCAGATGATATGCTTACTACTACAGTTATGGCTACAAAAGCACCAGTTATAATAGCACCTGCTATGAATACAAATATGTACGAAAATCCTATAGTTCAGGATAATATCGAAAAACTAAAAGGATATGGATACAAGTTTGTAGAGCCAGCTTCTGGTAGACTTGCTTGTGGGGATTTAGGTAGAGGAAAATTAGCAGATGTGGACGATATAGTTCATGAAGTTTATGTTTCTCTATTTGGAAGCGATGATTTAAAAGGTATGAAAATAACTGTTACAGCAGGACCTACAGTTGAAGATATAGACCCAGTAAGATATATAACTAATAGATCTTCAGGTAAGATGGGTTATTCAATAGCTAAAAGAGCAATTATGAGAGGTGCTGAAGTAACTCTTATATCAGGGCCAACTAGTTTAGATAGACCTAGAGGAGTGCACAAATTTGTACAGACTTCATCTGCAGAAAGTCTTTACAATGCTGTAAATGATAATTTTGAAGATTGTGATGCACTTATTCAGAGTGCTGCAGTTGCGGATTATAAACCTAAGAATTATTCAAAGAAAAAGGTTAAAAAGAAAGATGGAGATCTTTCAATAGAATTAGCTAGAACTAAGGACGTTGCCAAAGAAATGGGTAAAATAAAAGCGGACAAAGTTTTAGTTGGATTTGCAGCTGAAACAAATGACTTACTTCAGAATGCTCAGAGAAAAATAGAATCTAAAAACTTAGATTTTATTGTTGCAAACGACTTAACTAAAGAAGGTGCTGGATTTAATACAGATACTAATATAGTTAAGATAATAGATGCTGACGGAAATATGGAAGATTATCCAAAGATGAGCAAAGAAGATGTTGCAGATATAATACTTGATAAGGTAAAGGCAATAATAGAAAATCAGTAATAATTAGAAAATAGAGGAGGTAACTCCTCTATTTTTTCACATAATATTTTAGAAAAAGGAGGGATTGAGTAAATGTATGCAGAGGTTATAGTCAGGAGTAATACGGTTTACACAGATAATCTCTTCACTTATAAAATCCCAGAATTTCTAGAGGATATTGTTAGAATAGGACATAGAGTTTTAGTTCCTTTTGGAAAGGGTAATAAACCTATAGAGGCATTTGTCTTTAAGATTAAGAATAATTTTGGAGATGAAAAAGGTTTAGAGGAAGAGAATTCAGACAAAAAATTTAAGATAAAAGAGATTGAAGATATTTTAGATGAGGAGCCTTTATTTTTACCTGAGCAGCTAGAGTTAGTTCATTGGATGAAGAATAGATATATTTGCACATATATGGAATGTATAAATATGATTTATCCAAAGGGACTTAAATTAAAAAATTATAAAGTTGCAGTTCTAAAAAATGATTATTTAGAAAAGCTAGATTCTCTATCTGATGATGAGAAAAAAGTTGCAGTAAAAATTTCGGAAAATAAAGGAAAAATTAAGGTAGAAAAGTTAAAATACTTGGAAAATATTAATAATATACTACACCGAATGAAGAATAAAGGTGTTGTAGATATAAAATGGGAATATACTAACACAAAAAATGAAAAAAATATGTGCTTTGTAAGTCTGAGATATGACGAGGATGATACAGAGGAGTATATTTCTGAGAATAAGATAAGAATTGGAAATAAGCAGCGAGAGATTATAGAGTTCTTAAAATTAAATGAGGAAGCTGAGATAAATGATATTGTTGAGATTTTAAAGGTTTCTAAGCAGAGTATAAATTCATTGAAAGATAGAGGTTTAGTTGATTTTACAATGAAGGCGTATTATAGAAAGCCTGAATCCAGATATGGTGCTGAATCAAAGAAAATAGAGCTAAATGAGCAACAGAAAGAGGTTGCTGATATTATAAAAAATGAGATGTTTGAAGAGGACAAAAAGCCGTACATACTTCATGGTGTAACTGGAAGTGGTAAGACAGAGGTATATATGGATATAGTAGAATACGCATTATCTCAAGGATTGGATAGTATAATACTAGTCCCAGAGATTTCTCTTACACCTCAGACCGTTGCTAGAATAAAGAATAGATTTGGCGATATAGTAGGAGTTTTCCACAGTCAGCTATCTGAAGGAGAAAAACACGATGTTTTTAGAGCTGTTAAAAAAGGCGAGATAAGAATACTTATTGGAGCAAGATCAGCACTGTTTGCACCATTTAGAAGCTTGGGAGTTGTAATAATCGACGAATTCCACGAGGCTTCGTATAAATCAGAAATGAATCCAAAGTTTAGTGCACTTGAGGTTGCGAGATATATGTCTTTTAAGAATAATGTAACTTTGGTGATGGGTTCGGCGACACCTTCAGTAGAGGAATACTATAAAGCGAAAAATGGAGAATATAAACTATTAAAGATAGATAAAAGAGCAAATTCTAAACCGCTGCCTAAAATAGAGGTTGTGGATATGAAAGAAGAGCTGGGTATGGGAAATAAGAGTATATTCAGTTCTGTTTTGATAGATAAGATAAAGAAAAATACTGCAGAAAAAAATCAGACGATTTTATTCTTAAATAGAAGAGGATATGCAAACTTTGTATCTTGTAGAAGTTGTGGTTATGTTATGAAATGTGAAAACTGCGATATTTCTCTTACATATCATAAAAGAAGCAATTCTGCTAGATGCCACTACTGTGGATACGAAAAACAAGTTCCACAGGAGTGCCCAGAATGTGGTAGTAATTATTTAAGACCATTTGGAACTGGAACTCAGAGAATTGAGGAAGAACTAAAGCACTTAATTCCTGGTATTAGAGTGCTAAGAATGGACAAGGATACCACGGCTAGAAAGGGAGCTACTGAAGAAATTCTAGAGAAATTTAGAAATAAAGAGGCCGATGTTTTAATAGGAACTCAGATGATTTCTAAAGGACTAGATTTTTCTGATGTTACACTTGTAGGAATAATTTCGGCGGATATGATGTTAAACTTCCCTGATTTTAAAAGCTTTGAAACAACATTCCAGTTGATTACACAGGTTGCGGGAAGAGCAGGAAGAGCTGATAAAGAAGGCGAAGTTATACTCCAGACTTATAACACAGATCATTATGCGATAAGATGTGCGATGGAGTACGATTTTGAAAAGTTTTACGAAAATGAAATTAAAATCAGAGAAACTTTTGAATACCCACCATTTAATAATATGATAAGTGTTGTTATAAGTGGAGAGAATGAAAAATTAGTAGAAAAAAACGCATACTCAATGTACAACTCTTTAAGATATTTATTTAAAGGAAGAGGAATTGAGGATTTGAGTTTTATACTAGGGCCGAATCCTTGTGCTATTTCTAGGATAAATAAAAACTATAGATGGCAGATATTATTTAAGGATGATGGTGTTGAAATTAATCTTTTAAAGGGTATAATTAAATATGTATGCATAACAAAACGAGATGTTGTATTTGACAAGGGAATAAATATTTCTATCTCGGTTAATCCAAACAGCGTACTTTAAAATAAAAAATTAAAATCATTAAAATTTATAAAATAACGGCAGTAAAAGACTGCTATTAGGAGGAAGAAAAATGGCTTTAAGAAGAGTTACAAAAATGGGTGAACCAGTATTAAGAAAAAAATGTAAACCGGTTACAAAATTCGATGAAAAATTAGGACAGTTATTAGATGATATGGCTGATACTATGTACGAAGCAGATGGTGTAGGTCTTGCAGCACCTCAGGTTGGTATGTTAAAAAGAGCGGTTGTTATAGATATCGGTGAAGGGCTTATAGAATTAATAAATCCAGAAATAATAGAAACTGCTGGAGAACAGACAGATATAGAAGGATGTTTAAGTGTAGATAATATAAATGAACCTGTTACTAGACCATACTTTGTAAAAGTAAAAGCTCAGGATAGACATGGTAAAGAATTTGAATTAGCAGGTGAAGAATTACTTGCTAGAGCTTTCTGCCACGAGTTAGACCATTTAGACGGAATATTATTCGTTGATAGAATAGAAAAATAATTAATAGATTAGAAAACAGTAAACGAGAAAGTAGGATGAATGTAGATGAAAGTTGTATTTATGGGGACTCCAGATATAGCTGTTCCATGCTTACAGAAATTAATAGATGAAAAGCATGATATACTAGCTGTAGTTACTCAGCCTGATAAACCAAAGGGCAGAGGTAAAAAACTGGCAATGCCACCAGTAAAAGAATTAGCTGTTGAGCACGATATACCAGTGTATCAGCCAGTTAGAGCAAGAGATGAAGAGTTTGTTCAGACTATAAAAGAAATAAATCCAGATTTAATAGTAGTTGTAGCATTTGGACAGATACTTCCAAAAGAAATACTAGAAGTACCAAAATTTGGATGTGTAAACGTACATGTTTCATTACTTCCAAAATACAGAGGAGCAGCGCCAATAAACTGGGTAATAATAAACGGTGAAGAAAAAACTGGTGTTACTACAATGTATATGGATGAAGGACTAGATACAGGAGATATGATACTAACAAGAGAATTTAAGTTAGATGATCAGAT harbors:
- the ltaE gene encoding low-specificity L-threonine aldolase, which codes for MRFIDLRSDTVTMPTDKMRKAMAEAEVGDSIYRDDPTLNELEKRAAEKVGKEAAIFVPSGTFGNQLCLFTHCTRGQEIIIGRDYHIVVHEVGAPAVIAGVQLRTLDTGIKGELDPKEVEKAIRRDDIHEPSTGLICVENACLGGTVVSVENLRAIKDVAEKHNLPVHLDGARIFNAAEALGVDVKEITACCDSVMFCLSKGLGAPVGSIVAGSKEFIEKARRKQKLMGGGMRQVGILAAAGLIAIDEMTQRLDEDHRNSHYLADELDKIDGISVNKNTNDISMVYFTMGEDVIPEKEFVQKMYDRGIKISGMENGEYRFVTHVNVSREDVDTVINTVKELISK
- the dapF gene encoding diaminopimelate epimerase translates to MKFWKLHGIGNDFIAIDGRNDGKSPSEYSSLALQVCNRRMSVGADGLLVVKNSNVADIEMVYYNSDGSRAAMCGNGLRCFCRFVYDNHIVNEREFDVDTLAGIKHVTVNTSDLGDVINIKVDMGEGSFKTSDIPMATDKEKFIEEKVHILDRDFTMTSMLMGVPHTIVFVDEFDLEMIEKYGPAIENCDLFPEKTNVNFVKVRDKYNINVYTWERGCGYTLGCGTGMTAAAVVCNYLEKTEKSMNVTSKGGTVKIDIGDKVFMTGPAVKICEGYLEV
- a CDS encoding YicC/YloC family endoribonuclease is translated as MAISMTGFGRGEYKDDNYYFLVECRTINHKYSDINIRLPRKIAFLEDKVRNLVKDYVKRGRADVFIKLELTGSEDVSLKFDEQLADQYYNILTQIKERYSMDDDISIMNIAKFPDVVRTEEKEDDEDLLWNMLEQAVKASMEKLTEMRTIEGKKLAEDIKMRCGLLREYIDRIEEYSETVVVEYKEKLTSRIKEFLDNPEIIDENRIAMEVAIYADKSNITEEIVRFKSHIAQLKTTIERNDSIGRKIDFLIQEMNRETNTIGSKSSDLEITNTVVEIKSELEKIREQIQNIE
- the gmk gene encoding guanylate kinase yields the protein MNRKGILTVVSGPSGAGKGTICKELLKNNENIKLSVSATTRAPREGEKEGVNYYYKTHEEFKKMIEEGDLFEYAERYGNFYGTPKAAIMENLEKGQDVLLEIEMIGALNVKKMCPDSVLIFVLPPSLEELKRRLVGRGTETEEQIEKRFSMAYEEIQTLKEYDYFIINEDVETAAKDIESIIAAEKNKTERYKEAILKEFEEEYKKC
- the rpoZ gene encoding DNA-directed RNA polymerase subunit omega, whose protein sequence is MLKPSINDVLEKIDNRYYLAWTVAKRARELVDGAEPYVETAKKEKPVITATKEVAEGKITYRLLTEEEIALKEKLHQEEQNRQIAEQQE
- the coaBC gene encoding bifunctional phosphopantothenoylcysteine decarboxylase/phosphopantothenate--cysteine ligase CoaBC, whose amino-acid sequence is MMEKKTVVIGVCGGIAAYKACDIVSKLKKLDLNVHVIMTKSACEFVAPMTFQTLSQNFAITDMFEEPKTWDVEHISLAKKADTFLIVPATANVIGKIAGGIADDMLTTTVMATKAPVIIAPAMNTNMYENPIVQDNIEKLKGYGYKFVEPASGRLACGDLGRGKLADVDDIVHEVYVSLFGSDDLKGMKITVTAGPTVEDIDPVRYITNRSSGKMGYSIAKRAIMRGAEVTLISGPTSLDRPRGVHKFVQTSSAESLYNAVNDNFEDCDALIQSAAVADYKPKNYSKKKVKKKDGDLSIELARTKDVAKEMGKIKADKVLVGFAAETNDLLQNAQRKIESKNLDFIVANDLTKEGAGFNTDTNIVKIIDADGNMEDYPKMSKEDVADIILDKVKAIIENQ
- the priA gene encoding primosomal protein N'; its protein translation is MYAEVIVRSNTVYTDNLFTYKIPEFLEDIVRIGHRVLVPFGKGNKPIEAFVFKIKNNFGDEKGLEEENSDKKFKIKEIEDILDEEPLFLPEQLELVHWMKNRYICTYMECINMIYPKGLKLKNYKVAVLKNDYLEKLDSLSDDEKKVAVKISENKGKIKVEKLKYLENINNILHRMKNKGVVDIKWEYTNTKNEKNMCFVSLRYDEDDTEEYISENKIRIGNKQREIIEFLKLNEEAEINDIVEILKVSKQSINSLKDRGLVDFTMKAYYRKPESRYGAESKKIELNEQQKEVADIIKNEMFEEDKKPYILHGVTGSGKTEVYMDIVEYALSQGLDSIILVPEISLTPQTVARIKNRFGDIVGVFHSQLSEGEKHDVFRAVKKGEIRILIGARSALFAPFRSLGVVIIDEFHEASYKSEMNPKFSALEVARYMSFKNNVTLVMGSATPSVEEYYKAKNGEYKLLKIDKRANSKPLPKIEVVDMKEELGMGNKSIFSSVLIDKIKKNTAEKNQTILFLNRRGYANFVSCRSCGYVMKCENCDISLTYHKRSNSARCHYCGYEKQVPQECPECGSNYLRPFGTGTQRIEEELKHLIPGIRVLRMDKDTTARKGATEEILEKFRNKEADVLIGTQMISKGLDFSDVTLVGIISADMMLNFPDFKSFETTFQLITQVAGRAGRADKEGEVILQTYNTDHYAIRCAMEYDFEKFYENEIKIRETFEYPPFNNMISVVISGENEKLVEKNAYSMYNSLRYLFKGRGIEDLSFILGPNPCAISRINKNYRWQILFKDDGVEINLLKGIIKYVCITKRDVVFDKGINISISVNPNSVL
- the def gene encoding peptide deformylase produces the protein MALRRVTKMGEPVLRKKCKPVTKFDEKLGQLLDDMADTMYEADGVGLAAPQVGMLKRAVVIDIGEGLIELINPEIIETAGEQTDIEGCLSVDNINEPVTRPYFVKVKAQDRHGKEFELAGEELLARAFCHELDHLDGILFVDRIEK
- the fmt gene encoding methionyl-tRNA formyltransferase; amino-acid sequence: MKVVFMGTPDIAVPCLQKLIDEKHDILAVVTQPDKPKGRGKKLAMPPVKELAVEHDIPVYQPVRARDEEFVQTIKEINPDLIVVVAFGQILPKEILEVPKFGCVNVHVSLLPKYRGAAPINWVIINGEEKTGVTTMYMDEGLDTGDMILTREFKLDDQITAGELHDIMMVEGAEVLKETVDLIAEGKAPRIQQNHAEFTYAPTMDKELGHVDFSKTSREIHNLVRGVNPWPSAYAIYNEGKMKIWKTEVLNETSNKEPGTILGTDKMGIKVSTGDGVILIKEMQMPNKKRMPVSEYIKGNSVETGAVLS